TGCCAGGGGATTCGCTAAAAGCGATACCAGATGTTGCATCGGTTATTCCCACAGGAATCAGGAATAATGAACATTACTTTAAATTATATCCGAATCCCGCCGATAATTACCTGATTGCAGAATATGATATGAATGGAATTTCGGGCAATGGAGTACTGAATATCTACGATTCTTCCGGAAAGTTGAAATTCAGGACAGATCTTCAATCCAACAGTCATGACGAGATCATTAATACTAAAGACTGGCTTTGTGGCATATATTTGTTTAATTTTATTTCGGATGGCCAATATAAGCAATCAGGTAAAGTATTAATTGCAAAATAGCCAAATAATCTTTAAATAGTCACTATGAATTTCAAACATACCTTTATAGTATTATTCATCCTCTTTCTTTCCTCCGGGGCTGGCTTCAGCCAGCCCCGGTACTTCAATGAGGTATATAACCCGAATGGCACCTGGGCTATTGGAGGGGGTATCATCGGTATAAATAACGGATATTTCGGATGTGCCTTATCTGGCGACAGTATTTCAGATTATTACTATAATACCTCTACGTTTATAATTAATCCCGAAGGAGACATCACCTCCTGGAAAAACTTTGGCAAAGATGGATGTGATTTTTGGGCCGGTGATGAAGGAGGATTGACAAAAAATAACAATTGTTACGGACTATTCGGCACACTTGATGACTATTTAAACGATTCAATATATGGACTTTTTTACAAGTTTGATAATTATGGTGATACGATCTTGACGAAAGCATTCACCAGTGATTCTGACACTATTTTCGTTGGAAGAGCATGCACAACAACAAGCGATGGAGGTTTTGCATTATTAGGTAATATTTCTGGTAACGAAGCTAATAAAGATATAATTCTTATTAAGACTGACTCCAATGGCAATGAATTATGGAGGAACCAATATGGATCTGATAGTAGTGATTGGGCTAAAAGTTTAATTCAGACATCTGATAATGGGTATGCAATAAGTAGTTGGAGACGTATCCCGTATATAGGGTATGAAGAAACTGCAGATCCGATTGTCTACAAAACCGACAGTCTGGGCAATTTAGAATGGTCTGTCAACCTGGGTGGGCCATTCAAGGATGACAAAGCCATGCTTTGTAACAGCCATGATAGTTGCATCATCGTGCTTACTGCTTATGCTGATTCGATGTTCACACCTGAGTTTGCTTCAACAAGGATTAACCTTATTAAAATTGATCTTGAAGGCAATATTGTCTGGAATAAAAAATATGGACCCTCAACCGCTAATTATATTTCTAACATTCAATTACTTGATAATGGCGATGTTATGGCCTGTGGATATGTGTACAATCATGCTTATTTGAATGCTGGATGGCTTTTTCGATTCAATTCAGATGGTGATAGTCTTTGGTATCGTGAATATTTCTATTACCCTGATGATCCCGTTTATGGATTAAATTATTTGTATGATGTATCACAGACATTAGATAATGGATTTGTGGCTACCGGGCAGGCTTATACATTAGATCCACCCAATAATGTACAAAAAATGTGGGTTCTGAAAGTTGATAGTGTAGGTTGTGAGATTGAGAATTGCTGGGTGGGAATTGAGGAGGACAAGGAAACAGGGGGACAAGGAGAAGAGGAGAAGAAGGGAGGGCTTTACTTGTGGCCGAATCCCGCTAAAACAATTGTCAATTGTCAATTGTCGAATGTCGATTTTCAATTTGGTTTT
The nucleotide sequence above comes from Bacteroidales bacterium. Encoded proteins:
- a CDS encoding T9SS type A sorting domain-containing protein — protein: MNFKHTFIVLFILFLSSGAGFSQPRYFNEVYNPNGTWAIGGGIIGINNGYFGCALSGDSISDYYYNTSTFIINPEGDITSWKNFGKDGCDFWAGDEGGLTKNNNCYGLFGTLDDYLNDSIYGLFYKFDNYGDTILTKAFTSDSDTIFVGRACTTTSDGGFALLGNISGNEANKDIILIKTDSNGNELWRNQYGSDSSDWAKSLIQTSDNGYAISSWRRIPYIGYEETADPIVYKTDSLGNLEWSVNLGGPFKDDKAMLCNSHDSCIIVLTAYADSMFTPEFASTRINLIKIDLEGNIVWNKKYGPSTANYISNIQLLDNGDVMACGYVYNHAYLNAGWLFRFNSDGDSLWYREYFYYPDDPVYGLNYLYDVSQTLDNGFVATGQAYTLDPPNNVQKMWVLKVDSVGCEIENCWVGIEEDKETGGQGEEEKKGGLYLWPNPAKTIVNCQLSNVDFQFGFSSGIHDQSLIVYDIFGRKLLEVKVPNRQDKVEINVEAYAPGIYMVVQREGQNIKASAKFVVSR